GACGACTACACGATCCTCGACACCACCGGCCCGGCGCTCAGCTACCACCCGGACAAGCTCTCGATGGAGCGGGTGGGCAACGCCGCCTTCGGCCCGGCCGACCGCATCGGCCAGCTGACGATGCGCAATCTCGACATCGCGGACTCGCGCTCGCGTCTCGAACAGTACGCGGCCACCGGCCTCATCGGCGGCCCGACCGCCGAGCTGGTGGGCGAGCTACAGGAGGGCAGCGCCCGCAGCATCCTGGAGCTGGACGTCTCCCCCGAAGATGACGCCCTCTCGCGCGAGATCGACGCTTCCTCCGAGGGAGCCGCCTTCGACGCCGGGACCGACTGACCGGGCTGCCCCTCAGCCCTGCGGCACCCGAATCGTCAGCGCCCCCGGGTCCACCCACACCCGCATTGAGGAGGCCCGGCCGAACAGGTCGCCGTCGAGTTCGACGTCGTGCGGCTCGCTCAGGCTCAGCACGAACTCGCGTCCCTTGAGGTAGGTGAGCGCCGGCGCCGGCTGGCCGGCGCCGAGCAGGCGCCGGCCAGCGGTCGTACGGCGCAGCACCCCGTTCTCCCAGAACACCGTGACGACGATCTGCAGCCAGCCGAGAACCCCCTCCGGGCGCAGGAGGACGATGTCGAGCTCGCCATCGTCCACGGCGGCGTCCGGCAGCAGCAGGATATTCGCCGGCAGCGACCCGCAGTTGCCGATCAGGACGGTGTGGGCGCGCAGCGAGTGGATGCGTCCGCCATCGAGCTGGTAGCGGAGGTGCAGTTCGTTCTTGTCGCTCAGCACCATCCCGATGGCCTTCACATAGGCGAGCCACCCGGCCCTCGCCTTCAGACCGTCATCGGTGTGGACGATCATCTGCGCGTCGATGCCGGCGCCGGCCATCACGAGGAAGGCGCGGTGGCGGGTGCCGTCGCCCTCATCGCGAAGCTCGGCCATCCCGACGTCGATGGCCCGGTCGGCACCGGTGAACGCCGTCGTCAGCGAGTGCGCGACATCGGCCAGCGTGAGATCGAGGTTGCGGGCGAGGAGGTTGCCCGTGCCGGAGGGCAGCAGAGCGATCGGGACGCCGGTGTTGCGCAGTTCCTCCGCGACCGTCCGCACCGTGCCGTCGCCGCCAGCCGCGATCACGACCTCCACCCCGGCGGTGAGGGCCTCCCGGGTCTGGCCGGCGCCCGGATCGGCGACGGTGGTCTCCAGCCACAGCGTCTCCTCCCAGCCGTGCCGCCGCTCGGCCGCCGCCAGCGCGGCGCGCAGCGCGTCGAGATCGACTTTGACGGGGTTGACGACGATCGCGGCCCGGCTCATGCCTGCGACAGTACGCGATTCCGGACGTTCCT
Above is a genomic segment from Leifsonia xyli subsp. xyli str. CTCB07 containing:
- a CDS encoding diacylglycerol/lipid kinase family protein — encoded protein: MSRAAIVVNPVKVDLDALRAALAAAERRHGWEETLWLETTVADPGAGQTREALTAGVEVVIAAGGDGTVRTVAEELRNTGVPIALLPSGTGNLLARNLDLTLADVAHSLTTAFTGADRAIDVGMAELRDEGDGTRHRAFLVMAGAGIDAQMIVHTDDGLKARAGWLAYVKAIGMVLSDKNELHLRYQLDGGRIHSLRAHTVLIGNCGSLPANILLLPDAAVDDGELDIVLLRPEGVLGWLQIVVTVFWENGVLRRTTAGRRLLGAGQPAPALTYLKGREFVLSLSEPHDVELDGDLFGRASSMRVWVDPGALTIRVPQG